The nucleotide sequence ATTATCCCTGCAGTTTTAGTAGTAATCTCACTACTTATACTAGGTGCTATTTTTATTTGGTCACCTGTATGTACTGGTACACTAGAACTTGCTAATGGTAATATGACTCATATGAAGTGTTTCTACACAGCTAAAGCTGAGGCCTGCCTTGCAATTATTCTACTAGTATCTTCTATTGCGTCATTTTTCACAAAGGGAAATCAATTAGCAATTATCACAATTGGAATTTTATTTATTGTACTAACATTTGATTCCCCAATGGGAATTGGAATCTGTAAAAAGGAAATAATGGCATGCCATGACACTGCAGCTTGGATTCGAACTGGAGGCGCTATTACTATCCTTGGTGGTATATTAATGCTTTTCAAAAAAAGGGATTAATTATTCAATGTAAATTATTTATTTAATTTATAAAAAACAAAAAAGGAGAATGAATATGAAATTTAAAAAATTAGCTTCAATTTTAACAGCAGTAGTATGTGCACTTAGCATAACTGCATGTTCAGCAAACAAAACTGAAGAAAAGAAACCTGCAGAAACTGCAAAGGCTCCAGAAATAATTGTAAACAAGGAAAAGAAGGAAGTAATTTATCCAGCTGAAGTAAATGGTAAGTACTTTACAGAAGGTACTCGTCATGGAGTTGTATTCAAGGATGGTTCAAATGGAGAAAAGGCTGTTCTACGTGGACTTGCAGATCAAGTTAAGTTTCATGAAGCTCTAACTCAAATTGGTGCAAAACCAGGAAATAACCTAACTTTAGCAGACATGAAAAAAAGTGTTCCAGTAGCTGGTGATAAGCTAAATGTATTTGTAACATGGGAAGGTGCTAACAAAGAAATTCCTTTCGCTGATGTAATTAAGGCTTCAGAGGAAAAACCTATGGATGTAAGATTTGGTGGAAACCTTGAAAATGCTAAGAAAAAGAAAACTGGTTGCGTACTATGCCTAGATAGCTGTGCTGTTGGTATTACAAGTGATGCAGCTTACCCAACAGGAGCAGTTGAAAGCAAGAAAGTAACTTTCACTGGTGACAAAAATGTTCTTCCAGCTGATGGTACTAAGGTTAGTGTAATCTTCCGTCTAGCAAAGTAGGACTAGTTTAAAATATTTAAAACGGAGTAAACCTAATGAAGTATTTTAATATATTATATAATAGCTTTCTATGGTCACTTGTAATAGCCTTAACTTCATTTAAAAGTGAGTGGCTTGAAATGAGAATGAACATAGGCCTATTATTATTTGGAGTTTGGATAGCACTGTTTATAATTTTAAGTTTAATATCTATTAAGAAAACACTTAATATGAGCTTTATATTTTCTATAATAAACTTAATTGTTTGTTTAGGATATTTAGCTGTTCTTTATGGAATAGAAAGACTTTCTATAGTACCTGCTTCTATTATTCGTGAAGGTCTTAATATGACAAGTGTAAGCTTTAATACTATTAATACTGTACTTATAGTCTTTCTATTAGTTGGACTAGTAATTATATTCTTCACATCTGCTTCAAATAAAAAAAGAAGAGATATTTTTAGTTAACATATAATTAGAGCACTGACAATTTAAAATTGTCAGTGCTCTAATTTCTTATTCCTGTAATTCAACTATTCATACATAATTCATTACCTTTTTAACTCACTTTCACTTGTAACTACCCACTGTTCATATCTTTCTATTTTATAATCTAAGCGCTCTATAGTTTTCTTCATACTTTCCATCTTTTCTACTAATAGCTTGCGCTGTTCGATTAATAACATTTTTCTCTCTTCTATGGTTCCATCACCCTGTTGAAATAGAGTAACATATTCAATTAATACTTCTATTGGAAGACCTGCATTTCTCATACACTTAATAAATTCTATCCACCTACAATCTTCCTCAGTGTAATTCCTGATTCCACCTTTATTACGTTTTATACTGGGAATAAGTCCGATTCGCTCATAATAACGAAGTGTATCCTGAGAAAGATCAAATTTCTTACTTACTTCTGTAATCGTCATAGAGTTGAACCTCCTAAAATAATTCATATGTGATAAAACTTTAAACTCTTTCTAATTTTTATTATCATAGACTAATCTGTATAAAACTTTATCACTTAGAGCTAACTCCAAGTCAAGAACCTTTTAATAGCATTACTATTAATTTTCTTCATCACTTTTGTATTCTAAGATATCTCCAGGTTGGCATTCTAATGCTTTACAAATTGCCTCTAAAGTCGTAAACCTAATTGCTTTAGCCTTTCCATTTTTCAATATAGAAAGGTTAGCCATTGTTATCCCTACTCTTTCGGAAAGTTCTGTTACACTCATCTTCCTTTTAGCCAACATCACATCAATATTAATTATAATTGCCATGTTATTCACCTCATATCGTTAAATCATTATCTGCTTTTATATCTATGGCATCTTTTAAAAGTTTTTGAAGAACAGCAGCAAAAACTGCAATAACCGCTGAAGCAAAAATAATGACCAATCCTATTATTATAATACCTGGAGCATCATCCATCTCCGCTATGAGATAAAAAAGCGGCATGCCTATTATATACAAAATACTAAATGTGATTGCACAGTATTTTATATTTTTTAAGGCCCTTACAGATAATTCGGAAAAAGCCTTGTTCTTGTCGATATAGCTTAGAAGCTTAAAAGCTTGATATAGGGCAAAGTAAAAAGGTATCGCTGTTGCATACAAATCCATTAAAACAAGATATTTTATATAAGCCATACCTGGATACAATTCTGCTGCAAAGCTTCCTATCTTAGGCACTAGAAATATGCACAGAGCAAGAACTGGAATTCCAATAAAAATAACAGCCATCTTTAAAAAGAGTGTTGAACATTTTTTCATAAAAAGTACCTCACTTATTTATTTTTAATTTAATTCTAATACATTGTATATCGTTTTGCAATAAATTATTATTAATATTCGTTATATAATTATTATTTTTATCTTATTTTCTCGCCAAATTGTTTCTTTGTATGATCTTCTTATCTAATAAAAAATACCGCATATTTTTTCAATAATACGGTATTTTTATATTTTATTTATATATTTTTAATAAATTT is from Clostridium cylindrosporum DSM 605 and encodes:
- a CDS encoding DUF4418 family protein: MKNLSTKIIPAVLVVISLLILGAIFIWSPVCTGTLELANGNMTHMKCFYTAKAEACLAIILLVSSIASFFTKGNQLAIITIGILFIVLTFDSPMGIGICKKEIMACHDTAAWIRTGGAITILGGILMLFKKRD
- a CDS encoding YdjY domain-containing protein; this translates as MKFKKLASILTAVVCALSITACSANKTEEKKPAETAKAPEIIVNKEKKEVIYPAEVNGKYFTEGTRHGVVFKDGSNGEKAVLRGLADQVKFHEALTQIGAKPGNNLTLADMKKSVPVAGDKLNVFVTWEGANKEIPFADVIKASEEKPMDVRFGGNLENAKKKKTGCVLCLDSCAVGITSDAAYPTGAVESKKVTFTGDKNVLPADGTKVSVIFRLAK
- a CDS encoding MerR family transcriptional regulator; translated protein: MTITEVSKKFDLSQDTLRYYERIGLIPSIKRNKGGIRNYTEEDCRWIEFIKCMRNAGLPIEVLIEYVTLFQQGDGTIEERKMLLIEQRKLLVEKMESMKKTIERLDYKIERYEQWVVTSESELKR
- a CDS encoding helix-turn-helix domain-containing protein, with the protein product MAIIINIDVMLAKRKMSVTELSERVGITMANLSILKNGKAKAIRFTTLEAICKALECQPGDILEYKSDEEN
- a CDS encoding DUF2975 domain-containing protein is translated as MKKCSTLFLKMAVIFIGIPVLALCIFLVPKIGSFAAELYPGMAYIKYLVLMDLYATAIPFYFALYQAFKLLSYIDKNKAFSELSVRALKNIKYCAITFSILYIIGMPLFYLIAEMDDAPGIIIIGLVIIFASAVIAVFAAVLQKLLKDAIDIKADNDLTI